The sequence below is a genomic window from Acetivibrio clariflavus DSM 19732.
TTGTATCTGCTCCAGTACATTCGAGTGTTTCCGGTGTAGTAACCGATGTATCACCAAGACTTTATGCAGGTGGTGTGTATATAACATCTGTTGAAATTAAGACTGACGGTAAACAGGAAATTGATGAGAGCATAAAACCTCCCACGTATTCAAACATCGAGGAGTTTATTGATGTTGTAAGAAAGTCCGGTCTGGTTGGCTTGGGTGGTGCCGGTTTTCCGGCTCATATCAAACTTTCACCTCCAAAGGATAAAAAGATCGATACATTGATTATTAATGCTGCTGAGTGTGAACCATATATCACTTCCGATTACAGAGAGATTATTGAAAACTCCTGGAATGTTTTAAGTGGAATTAATATTGTAATGGATGCTTTAAAGATTGAAAATGTGCTTATCGGCATTGAGGACAACAAACCGGAAGCAATAAAAGAAATGGAACGTGTGGCATCAAAAAGTGACAAGGTTAATGTTGTAAAACTCAAGTCCCGGTATCCCCAAGGCGCTGAAAAGATGTTGATTTATTCAACAACAGGAAGAAAGGTACCTCCGGGAAAGCTGCCTGCTGATGTTGGTGTCATAGTTATGAATGTTAACAGTGTTTCATTTATTGCTGAACATATAAAGACAGGTATGCCTCTTATTAAAAAACGAGTTACCGTTGACGGCAATGCGGTTAATAATCCTTCCAATGTAGAGGTTCTTATTGGAACTTCAATTCAGGATGTATTTGAATTTTGCGGGGGATTTAAATCGCCACCTTACAAGGTACTTATGGGCGGACCTATGATGGGAATTGCTCAGTTTTCATTAGACACCTCTGTTCTCAAACATACCAATGCGCTTTTGGCTTTTGATGAAAAACAAGCAATACTTCCCAAACCTAGTGCATGCATAAGGTGCGGCAGATGTGTTTGGGCGTGTCCGATGAATTTGCTGCCTCTATATCTCAATATGAATGCTTTAAAGGGAAATGTGGAGGAACTTAAAAAATACCATGTAAATGATTGTATTGAGTGCGGTTGTTGTTCTTACACCTGTCCTGCAAAGATACATCTTGTGCAGTCAATTAGGCTTGGAAAAGCACTAGTTAGACAAGCTGAAGCAAAAGGGGGTAAATAATTTGGAAAATAGATTGATTGTGTCATCATCTCCCCATTTTAGGGCGAATACAAATACACAAAGGATAATGTTGGATGTTATAATTGCATTGCTTCCTGCAACGGTTGCCGGCATATACTTTTTTGGATCAAGGGCAGCTTTGGTTATATTTGTTACCATATTATCCTGTGTCATTTCGGAATATCTATCAAGAAAGGCATTAAAAAAGGAATCTACCATATCGGATTTGAGCGCAGTAGTAACAGGTCTTCTGCTTGCATTAAACCTTCCTTCAACAATTCCACTTTGGATGGCTGCTATTGGTGGGGTGGTTGCAATTGTCATTGCTAAGCAGTTATTTGGCGGTTTGGGGCAGAATTTCATGAATCCTGCATTGGTGGCGAGAGTATTTTTGCTCAATGCTTTTTTAAAGCATATGACAAGCTTTGAGAAACCTATAGGTGTTGATGTGGTTTCTTCTGCTACGTCAATCGATGCAATTTCCTCAGCCACACCTTTGTATCAAATGAAGGAATTTGTTAAAGGAAATGCTGCATATTTGCCGGAATATTGGGATTTGTTTATCGGAAAAATAGCAGGTTGTATAGGAGAGACTTCGGTGATAGCACTGCTTATTGGAGCTGCGTATTTGCTATATAGAAGAGTTATAAGTCCCGAAATACCTGTTACATTTATAGGCAGTGTTGCATTGTTAACGTGGATTTTTGGGGGAAAGACTTTATTTACAGGTGATTGGCTGTACCATGTATTATCGGGTGGTCTGATGATAGGAGCATTCTTTATGGCAACAGACTATGCCACATCACCGGTAACCTTTAAAGGACGTGTAATAATGGGATTAGGGTGTGGGATTTTAACAGCTGTTATAAGGCTCTATACCGGCTACCCTGAAGGTGTATCCTATGCTATTTTGCTTATGAACATTTGTGTTCCTCTTATAGACAGATACACTGTGCCAAAAAGTTTCGGAGGTGAAAAGGCCGTTGCGTGATATAGTTATACCTACAATTGTTTTATTTTTGATATGTGTTATAGTTACAATGTCTCTGGCACTCACAAACTACGCTACCAAGGATGCTATTGCAGAACAGAACAAAATTCAGGCAGAAAGTGCCAAAAGAGAAGTTTTTTCAGAGGCAGAAACTTTTGAAGAGATTGAGGATTTAGACTCAATCCTTGGTGCTGCAGGTGAAGAAAAATTGATAAAGGAAGCTTTCCACTGTTCAAAAAACGGAAAAGAAATAGGTAGAGTCTATTCAGTGGAGAGTAATGGCTATGGCGGAGTTATTTCCATGGTAGTGGGAATAGACAACGACGGAAAGATAACCGGTGTAAAAATTATCAGCCTTAGTGAAACACCGGGACTTGGATCAAAAGTCCAGGAAGAGCCGTTTCTTTCCCAGCTTGTAGGTATTACACCGAAAGAAGCATTGACCGTTGTCAAATCCGGTGGCTCTAAACAAGAAGAGATTGATGCCGTAAGCGGTGCTACAATATCATCAAAAGCAGTTGTAAAAGGAATACAGGCGGCAATTGACATGGATAAAAAAATTAGAGAATTGAGAGGGGAGGCGGTATTTTGAAAGCGATAGAGACACTTAAAAACGGTATTATAAAAGAGAATCCGGTTTTCAGGCTGGTTTTGGGAACATGTCCTACCCTTGCAGTAACAACTTCGGCGAGAAACGGGATTGGTATGGGACTTGCCGCCACAGCAGTTTTGGTGGGATCGAATCTTGTAATATCGCTCCTTAGAAAAATCATACCCGATAAAGTGCGAATTCCTGCATATATAACAATAATTTCAGGATTTGTTACCATTATACAGATGCTTCTTAAGGCTTATCTTCCAGAATTGGATAAAGAACTCGGTATATATATACCTCTGATAGTTGTAAACTGTATTATTTTAGCAAGGGCTGAGATGTTTGCCAATAAAAATAATGCTTTTCTTTCAATTTTAGACGGTATAGGGATGGGCATAGGTTTTACCTTTGCACTGCTTATAATGGGCTCGGTAAGGGAACTACTCGGTGCAGGAACATGGTTTGGAATTACCGTTACAAAGAACTTATTTGACCCGGCATTAATAATGATACTTCCTCCCGGAGGATTTTTAGTCTTTGGAATAATAATGGGACTTATAAACAAGTTTTCATCAATGAAATTATCAAAAGAGAAGAACTGCGCATCATGTCCGTTGCCTTGTGGTGCAGTTGGAGAAGCTAAGGGGGATGAGGTATAATGAATAATGTAATATTGCTTGCAATCAGTGCCATATTGGTGAATAATTTTGTTTTATCGCAGTTCTTAGGAATTTGTCCTTTCCTTGGTGTATCCAAAAAGATTGAAACAGCTCTTGGAATGGGTGGCGCAGTTATATTTGTTATGACCATTTCTTCCTGTATAACAAGGGCTATTTATGATTTGTTCCTGTATCCTTATGGCCTTGATTATCTGAATACCATTGTTTTTATACTGATCATAGCTTCATTGGTTCAGTTTGTTGAAACAGTGTTAAAGAAGTTTATTCCTTCGCTGTACAGGTCTTTGGGTATATATCTTCCGCTTATAACAACCAATTGTGCGGTGTTGGGAGCTGCTCTTTTAAATATAGACAAAAACTATAATGTGTTATACTCGACTTTATATGGATTGTTTTCAGGTGTGGGTTTTACCCTTGCATTGGTATTGTTTGCAGGTGTCAGGGAAAAACTTGAGTACAGTGATATCCCTGAGTCCCTTAAAGGGCTGCCGATATCGCTTATTGCGGCTTCCCTTGTTTCTATGGCATTTTTAGGGTTTAAGGGTCTCTTTGGAATTTAGAGAGAAAGGATGTTAAAGTCATGCTACAGGAGTTATTATTGCCAACTTCTCTGGTTGGCGGTTTAGGGCTTATATTTGGTATTGGTCTGGCTTATGCTTCTAAAAAATTTGAAGTGAAAGCCGATGAGCGGGTGGCTGCAGTAAGAGAGGTCTTGCCTGGTGCAAACTGTGGTGCTTGCGGGTTTACAGGGTGTGACGGCTTTGCCGAAGGTGTGGTAAACGGTAAATGTAAGGTAAACGGTTGTCCTGTTGGTGGAGACACTGTTGCAAAGGCTATAAGCGAAATATTGGGAGTGGAGGCTGAAGCAGTAGTGGCTAAAGCTGCCCGAGTGATGTGTGGAGGAACTTGCACTTCATGCAAAACTAAGTTTGATTATTCCGGGATAGAGGATTGTGTTGCAGCTGCAAGTCTTTTCGGAGGTCCATCAGCATGTACTTATGGATGTGTGGGACTTGGAACCTGTGTAAGGGCTTGTCCTTTTGAGGCAATACAGATAGTTGACGGGTTAGCGATGGTTAATGAGGCGAAATGTAAAGCTTGTGAAAAGTGTATGGCTTCCTGTCCTAAAAAAATTATTAAAATGGTTCCGATATGTAATGAATACACTGTTTCATGCAGCAGTATGGACAAGGGAGCTACAGTAAGGAAGAACTGCAGTGTAGGGTGTATAGGCTGCGGTAAATGTTCTAAAGTCTGTCCTAAGGGCGCTATAAGCGTTGAGGGAACCCTTGCGAAAATAAACCCTGAGATTTGCAGCAATTGCGGAGAATGTATAAAAGTTTGTCCAACAAATGCTATAAAAAGATATAAATCCAGTTGCTAAATAAGTTAAAAAATAGATTAAACTAGTGCCAACATATTAAGGGATAGTTTTATTCCGAGGCACTAGTTTTTTGTTTGATTATTGAGAAATAAGATATTTATCTTCCTTTTGGGATGATTATGAATATTTTATTGCATATCAATTAATATTAAAAAATGCCTTGTCCTTTTATGCGATAGGATATGCTCTGTGGTTGAAAGTTTAACTTTTCATTAAAGTACTTGTAGGTAAAACTGTTTTTTTAATTTTGCTATTATTGACTTTAAGGCTTAATGTTATTTTTAAAATTGCCGTTTGCACCTTTTTTACTCACTAGTATTTGATTTCTGCCATTCTTAAAGGATTTCTTCACATCATAGCCTTTCAGTACAAGTGTGTCATATATTATGTCAGTTTGATGGAAATAATTATTTCCTACATCCAGTATTAAGGTTTCGTTTTCCTTAAGTTCTTCCGACAGCTTTTCTAAAGTCGAGTCGATATTCAGACTTTCAGCGTTTATAATTTCTCTGTTATTGTCCATATTATTGTCCATTTGCATCCTCCCGCTAATGTTATATAAATATGTTTAAAATATAAAAAACGGAGTAATATATATTCTAGCCAAATATTAATCTTTTCAATCATCTAAACGAGCATTAAAGTTGGAAAGTTTTAATTTTTTTATTAGGGTTGTTAAAAACTTTTTAATTACCCTAATTTGATGGGATTTGATATGAAAACCGTGTAGATTACTTTGAATTTACATAGAATAAAAAGTTTAGGAGTTTGCCTATGAATAAATCAAATATTGTATTAATAGGAATGCCTGGAGCTGGGAAAAGCACTGTTGGCGTGGTTCTTGCCAAAGCCATGGGAAAACCTTTTATTGATACGGATTTATTGATACAGCAAAAACAGGATATGCTTCTCCAGGAGATTATTGATAAGCATGGAATCAATAAATT
It includes:
- the rsxC gene encoding electron transport complex subunit RsxC — encoded protein: MLLKKMFKGGVAVPHLKRTENCETVKMKVPEKVVIPMLQHIGAPCEPCVKKGDQVKVGQVIGNTDKFVSAPVHSSVSGVVTDVSPRLYAGGVYITSVEIKTDGKQEIDESIKPPTYSNIEEFIDVVRKSGLVGLGGAGFPAHIKLSPPKDKKIDTLIINAAECEPYITSDYREIIENSWNVLSGINIVMDALKIENVLIGIEDNKPEAIKEMERVASKSDKVNVVKLKSRYPQGAEKMLIYSTTGRKVPPGKLPADVGVIVMNVNSVSFIAEHIKTGMPLIKKRVTVDGNAVNNPSNVEVLIGTSIQDVFEFCGGFKSPPYKVLMGGPMMGIAQFSLDTSVLKHTNALLAFDEKQAILPKPSACIRCGRCVWACPMNLLPLYLNMNALKGNVEELKKYHVNDCIECGCCSYTCPAKIHLVQSIRLGKALVRQAEAKGGK
- a CDS encoding RnfABCDGE type electron transport complex subunit D, which produces MENRLIVSSSPHFRANTNTQRIMLDVIIALLPATVAGIYFFGSRAALVIFVTILSCVISEYLSRKALKKESTISDLSAVVTGLLLALNLPSTIPLWMAAIGGVVAIVIAKQLFGGLGQNFMNPALVARVFLLNAFLKHMTSFEKPIGVDVVSSATSIDAISSATPLYQMKEFVKGNAAYLPEYWDLFIGKIAGCIGETSVIALLIGAAYLLYRRVISPEIPVTFIGSVALLTWIFGGKTLFTGDWLYHVLSGGLMIGAFFMATDYATSPVTFKGRVIMGLGCGILTAVIRLYTGYPEGVSYAILLMNICVPLIDRYTVPKSFGGEKAVA
- a CDS encoding RnfABCDGE type electron transport complex subunit G, translated to MRDIVIPTIVLFLICVIVTMSLALTNYATKDAIAEQNKIQAESAKREVFSEAETFEEIEDLDSILGAAGEEKLIKEAFHCSKNGKEIGRVYSVESNGYGGVISMVVGIDNDGKITGVKIISLSETPGLGSKVQEEPFLSQLVGITPKEALTVVKSGGSKQEEIDAVSGATISSKAVVKGIQAAIDMDKKIRELRGEAVF
- the rsxE gene encoding electron transport complex subunit RsxE translates to MKAIETLKNGIIKENPVFRLVLGTCPTLAVTTSARNGIGMGLAATAVLVGSNLVISLLRKIIPDKVRIPAYITIISGFVTIIQMLLKAYLPELDKELGIYIPLIVVNCIILARAEMFANKNNAFLSILDGIGMGIGFTFALLIMGSVRELLGAGTWFGITVTKNLFDPALIMILPPGGFLVFGIIMGLINKFSSMKLSKEKNCASCPLPCGAVGEAKGDEV
- the rsxA gene encoding electron transport complex subunit RsxA translates to MNNVILLAISAILVNNFVLSQFLGICPFLGVSKKIETALGMGGAVIFVMTISSCITRAIYDLFLYPYGLDYLNTIVFILIIASLVQFVETVLKKFIPSLYRSLGIYLPLITTNCAVLGAALLNIDKNYNVLYSTLYGLFSGVGFTLALVLFAGVREKLEYSDIPESLKGLPISLIAASLVSMAFLGFKGLFGI
- a CDS encoding RnfABCDGE type electron transport complex subunit B, coding for MLQELLLPTSLVGGLGLIFGIGLAYASKKFEVKADERVAAVREVLPGANCGACGFTGCDGFAEGVVNGKCKVNGCPVGGDTVAKAISEILGVEAEAVVAKAARVMCGGTCTSCKTKFDYSGIEDCVAAASLFGGPSACTYGCVGLGTCVRACPFEAIQIVDGLAMVNEAKCKACEKCMASCPKKIIKMVPICNEYTVSCSSMDKGATVRKNCSVGCIGCGKCSKVCPKGAISVEGTLAKINPEICSNCGECIKVCPTNAIKRYKSSC